In Opisthocomus hoazin isolate bOpiHoa1 chromosome 17, bOpiHoa1.hap1, whole genome shotgun sequence, one DNA window encodes the following:
- the MECR gene encoding enoyl-[acyl-carrier-protein] reductase, mitochondrial isoform X2, which produces MQRAAARVLRRARMPPARSLSAPPRAPPRALLYERHGEPPAVVQLKDLEVAELGDSDVHVKMLAAPINPADINMIQGTYPILSPLPAVGGSEGVGEVLEVGRCVTALKPGDWVIPASAGLGDSVIQNAANSGVGQAVIQIAKASGIKTINVVRDRPDLSKLVERLMALGADHVVTEEMLRKPEMKDVFKSIPKPRLALNCVGGKSTTEMLRHLQPKGTMVTYGGMAKQPVMVPVSAFIFQDVRLRGFWVTQWRKDHAQDREMVASMMDALCQLMRRGQLTAPACTEVPLQDYKAALEAAMKPFTSSKQILLL; this is translated from the exons aTGCAGCGGGCGGCAGCGCGGGTGCTGCGCAGGGCGCGGATGCCCCCGGCGCGGTCACTCTCGGCCCCCCCGCGGGCCCCCCCTCGGGCGCTGCTCTATGAGCGGCACGGGGAGCCCCCCGCCGTCGTGCA ACTAAAGGACCTTGAGGTGGCCGAGCTGGGGGACTCCGATGTCCACGTCAAGATGTTGGCAGCCCCCATCAATCCCGCCGACATCAACATGATCCAAG GGACCTACCCCATCCTCTCCCCGCTGCCGGCTGTGGGAGGGAGCGAAGGCGTTGGAGAAGTGCTGGAGGTCGGGCGTTGCGTGACGGCTCTGAAACCTGGGGACTGGGTCATCCCGGCCAGCGCTGGACTCG GTGACTCCGTCATCCAGAACGCTGCCAACAGCGGCGTGGGCCAGGCCGTTATCCAGATCGCCAAAGCCTCCGGCATCAAGACTATCAACGTGGTGAGGGACCG ACCTGATCTCTCAAAGCTGGTGGAGAGGCTGATGGCCCTGGGCGCCGACCACGTCGTCACGGAGGAGATGCTGAGAAAGCCAGAGATGAAAGATGTATTTAAG AGCATCCCGAAGCCTCGGCTCGCCCTGAACTGCGTCGGCGGCAAAAGCACGACGGAGATGCTGCGGCACCTGCA GCCCAAAGGGACCATGGTCACCTATGGCGGGATGGCAAAGCAGCCCGTGATGGTGCCGGTG AGCGCGTTCATCTTCCAGGACGTGCGGCTCCGCGGCTTCTGGGTGACCCAGTGGAGGAAGGACCATGCGCAGG ACCGGGAGATGGTGGCCAGCATGATGGACGCCCTGTGCCAGCTCATGCGGAGGGGCCAGCTCACCGCGCCGGCCTGCACCGAGGTCCCGCTCCAGGACTACAAGGCAGCGCTGGAGGCCGCCATGAAGCCCTTCACCTCCTCGAAGCAGATCCTCCTCCTCTGA
- the MECR gene encoding enoyl-[acyl-carrier-protein] reductase, mitochondrial isoform X1 — MQRAAARVLRRARMPPARSLSAPPRAPPRALLYERHGEPPAVVQLKDLEVAELGDSDVHVKMLAAPINPADINMIQGTYPILSPLPAVGGSEGVGEVLEVGRCVTALKPGDWVIPASAGLGTWRTRGVFPEETLLKVPSDIPVLCAATFSVNPCTAYRMLADFEALAPGDSVIQNAANSGVGQAVIQIAKASGIKTINVVRDRPDLSKLVERLMALGADHVVTEEMLRKPEMKDVFKSIPKPRLALNCVGGKSTTEMLRHLQPKGTMVTYGGMAKQPVMVPVSAFIFQDVRLRGFWVTQWRKDHAQDREMVASMMDALCQLMRRGQLTAPACTEVPLQDYKAALEAAMKPFTSSKQILLL, encoded by the exons aTGCAGCGGGCGGCAGCGCGGGTGCTGCGCAGGGCGCGGATGCCCCCGGCGCGGTCACTCTCGGCCCCCCCGCGGGCCCCCCCTCGGGCGCTGCTCTATGAGCGGCACGGGGAGCCCCCCGCCGTCGTGCA ACTAAAGGACCTTGAGGTGGCCGAGCTGGGGGACTCCGATGTCCACGTCAAGATGTTGGCAGCCCCCATCAATCCCGCCGACATCAACATGATCCAAG GGACCTACCCCATCCTCTCCCCGCTGCCGGCTGTGGGAGGGAGCGAAGGCGTTGGAGAAGTGCTGGAGGTCGGGCGTTGCGTGACGGCTCTGAAACCTGGGGACTGGGTCATCCCGGCCAGCGCTGGACTCG GGACGTGGCGGACGCGGGGAGTGTTCCCCGAGGAGACGCTGCTGAAGGTGCCCAGCGACATCCCGGTGCTGTGCGCCGCTACCTTCAGCGTCAACCCCTGCACGGCGTACCGCATGCTGGCCGACTTCGAGGCCCTGGCGCCGG GTGACTCCGTCATCCAGAACGCTGCCAACAGCGGCGTGGGCCAGGCCGTTATCCAGATCGCCAAAGCCTCCGGCATCAAGACTATCAACGTGGTGAGGGACCG ACCTGATCTCTCAAAGCTGGTGGAGAGGCTGATGGCCCTGGGCGCCGACCACGTCGTCACGGAGGAGATGCTGAGAAAGCCAGAGATGAAAGATGTATTTAAG AGCATCCCGAAGCCTCGGCTCGCCCTGAACTGCGTCGGCGGCAAAAGCACGACGGAGATGCTGCGGCACCTGCA GCCCAAAGGGACCATGGTCACCTATGGCGGGATGGCAAAGCAGCCCGTGATGGTGCCGGTG AGCGCGTTCATCTTCCAGGACGTGCGGCTCCGCGGCTTCTGGGTGACCCAGTGGAGGAAGGACCATGCGCAGG ACCGGGAGATGGTGGCCAGCATGATGGACGCCCTGTGCCAGCTCATGCGGAGGGGCCAGCTCACCGCGCCGGCCTGCACCGAGGTCCCGCTCCAGGACTACAAGGCAGCGCTGGAGGCCGCCATGAAGCCCTTCACCTCCTCGAAGCAGATCCTCCTCCTCTGA